Proteins encoded together in one Apteryx mantelli isolate bAptMan1 unplaced genomic scaffold, bAptMan1.hap1 HAP1_SCAFFOLD_20, whole genome shotgun sequence window:
- the LOC136996101 gene encoding olfactory receptor 14J1-like translates to MSNSSSLTKFLLAFADTRELQLLHFSLFLGIYLAALLGNGLIITAVACDHRLHTPMYFFLLNLSLLDLGAISTTVPKSMANSLSDTRAISYLGCAVQLFFIISFLLAEYSLLTVMAYDRYVAICKPLHYETLMGSRACARMAAAAWGSGFLNGLLHTAKTFSIPLCKGNVLEQFFCDVPHILKLSCSDSYLGEVGLIAVSACLAFGCFIFIVLSYVQIFTAVLRIPSEQGRHKAFSMCLPHLAVVSLFLSTIVYASLKPPSLSSPTLDLVVTVLYTVVPPAVNPLIYSMRNKELKNALKKLIQ, encoded by the coding sequence atgtccaacagcagctccctcaccaagttcctcctggcatttgcagacacacgggagctgcagctcttgcacttctcgctcttcctgggcatctacttggctgccctcctgggcaacggcctcatcatcacagctgtagcctgcgaccaccgcctccacacccccatgtacttcttcctcctcaacctctccctccttgacctcggcgccatctctaccactgtccccaaatccatggccaattccctttctgacaccagggccatttcctacttgggatgtgctgtgcAGCTCTTTTTCATTATCTCATTCCTTttggcagaatattctcttctcacagtcatggcctatgaccgctacgttgccatctgcaagcccctgcactacgagaccctcatgggcagcagagcttgtgccagaatggcagcagctgcctggggcagcggttttctcaatggtctcctgcacactgctaagacattttcaataccactctgcaaaggcaatgtcctggagcagtttttctgtgatgttccccacatcctcaagctctcctgctcagactcctaccttggggaagttgggcttattgcggttagtgcctgtttagcctttgggtgtttcattttcattgtgctgtcctacgtgcagatcttcactgctgtgctgaggatcccctctgagcagggacgacacaaagccttttccatgtgcctgcctcacctggccgtggtctccctctttctcagcactatAGTATATGCTTCCCTGAAGCCTCCTTCCCTCTCGTCGccaactctggatctggtggtgactgttctgtacacagtggtgcctccagcagtgaaccccctcatctacagcatgaggaacaaggagctcaaaaatgccctgaagaaactgattcagtag